A region of Gracilinanus agilis isolate LMUSP501 chromosome 3, AgileGrace, whole genome shotgun sequence DNA encodes the following proteins:
- the LOC123241146 gene encoding olfactory receptor 51V1-like has product MSTLVSPNLSTSTFLLTGFPGLEPYYSWIAIPFSSIYAIVLLGNCMILHVIRTEPSLHEPMFYFLAMLAFTDLCMGLSTIHTVLGILWGFSHDISLDACIAQTYFIHGLSCTESGVLLAMSFDRFVAICNPLRYTNILTNTRVIQSGLIILLRSALSILPVIIRLKFFHYCRHHVLSHSFCLHQDLLRLACSDIHFNSFYALALVICTLLLDSLLILLSYILILHTVLAIASHQERLKSFQTCISHICAVLVFYIPIIGLTMVHRFGKHLSPLVHVLMGNIYILFPPLMNPIIYSIKTKQIRIRMQRIFFFKRD; this is encoded by the coding sequence ATGTCAACTCTTGTTAGTCCCAACCTTAGTACATCTACATTCCTCCTCACTGGCTTTCCAGGATTAGAGCCATATTATTCTTGGATtgccatccccttctcctccATCTATGCTATTGTCCTCCTGGGAAACTGCATGATTCTCCATGTGATCCGAACTGAGCCAAGTCTGCATGAACCCATGTTCTACTTTCTAGCTATGCTGGCCTTCACTGACCTGTGCATGGGTCTGTCTACCATTCACACAGTGTTGGGGATCTTATGGGGATTCAGTCATGACATCAGTCTGGATGCCTGCATTGCCCAGACTTATTTCATTCATGGTCTATCCTGTACAGAGTCTGGAGTCCTTCTTGCCATGTCCTTTGATCGATTCGTTGCAATCTGTAATCCTCTCAGATATACAAACATCTTGACAAATACCAGAGTCATTCAATCTGGGTTGATTATTTTGTTGAGGAGTGCTTTGTCGATTCTCCCTGTTATAATTCGACTGAAGTTCTTTCATTACTGTCGCCATCATgtcctctctcactctttctgtcTACACCAGGACCTTCTGAGGCTGGCTTGCTCTGACATCCACTTCAATAGCTTCTATGCCCTGGCTCTGGTCATCTGTACCTTGCTATTAGActctctcctcatcctcctctcttATATCCTGATCTTACACACAGTCTTAGCTATCGCATCCCACCAGGAGAGACTCAAGTCTTTTCAGACCTGCATTTCCCATATTTGTGCTGTCCTGGTCTTCTACATCCCCATTATTGGTCTTACAATGGTGCATCGGTTTGGAAAACACCTCTCACCCCTGGTCCATGTTCTAATGGGTAATATATACATCCTTTTCCCACCTCTCATGAACCCAATCATTTACAGCATCAAAACCAAACAGATTCGTATCAGGATGCaaagaattttcttctttaaaagagACTGA